One stretch of Amycolatopsis sp. NBC_00345 DNA includes these proteins:
- a CDS encoding GNAT family N-acetyltransferase, translating into MAEVQLEYVKRYGSEDASPMDPAQFALPQGLFLVGYVDEVPVATGAWRAYDGPAPTFRPGDVELKRMYVVESARGHGYARVMLAELERTAAAAGRLRAVLMTGTEQPEAIALYGSSGYAAIPSFGLYKDEPECRCYGKDLVAEAAHHPQDSQH; encoded by the coding sequence ATGGCCGAGGTCCAGCTCGAGTACGTGAAGCGTTACGGCAGCGAGGACGCCAGCCCGATGGACCCGGCGCAGTTCGCGCTGCCGCAGGGGTTGTTCCTTGTCGGCTACGTCGATGAAGTCCCCGTCGCGACAGGGGCGTGGCGGGCGTACGACGGGCCGGCGCCGACGTTCCGGCCCGGCGACGTCGAGCTGAAGCGCATGTACGTCGTCGAATCCGCTCGTGGCCATGGGTATGCCCGCGTGATGCTGGCCGAGCTGGAGCGCACGGCGGCCGCCGCCGGACGGCTGCGCGCGGTGCTCATGACAGGCACCGAGCAGCCCGAGGCGATCGCCCTTTACGGTTCTTCCGGCTACGCGGCGATCCCCAGCTTCGGGCTGTACAAGGACGAGCCCGAGTGCCGGTGCTACGGCAAGGACCTCGTGGCGGAAGCGGCGCACCACCCACAGGACTCCCAGCACTGA
- a CDS encoding alpha/beta fold hydrolase, producing MTATVTSADGTLIAFDSTGEGAPVILVGGAVNDRTTVAGLATVLGDAGFRAIAPDRRGRGDSGDAPVYDVAREVDDLAALISYVGGSAAVFGHSSGAILALEAASQGLPITKLAVYEPPFVVVDSRPRPGDDLASRVRELISADDRGGAVELFLTEGVGAPPKQVAGMKAAPVWGWFKTLAHTLPYDLDICGPGNHLPADRLAKIDAPVLAIGGGNGEAWIRAAAQAVAAAVPNGRYETLEGQNHGVLNQPESLRALLSGFFA from the coding sequence ATGACCGCCACCGTCACTTCCGCCGACGGCACCCTCATCGCCTTCGACAGCACCGGCGAGGGTGCGCCCGTGATCCTCGTCGGCGGCGCCGTGAACGACCGGACCACGGTCGCCGGCCTCGCCACCGTGCTGGGCGACGCGGGGTTCCGCGCCATCGCCCCTGACCGGCGAGGCCGTGGCGACAGCGGTGACGCGCCGGTCTACGACGTCGCCCGCGAGGTCGACGACCTGGCTGCGCTGATCTCGTACGTGGGTGGTTCGGCGGCGGTGTTCGGGCACTCGTCGGGCGCGATCCTCGCGCTGGAGGCGGCCTCGCAGGGTTTGCCGATCACGAAACTCGCCGTCTACGAGCCGCCGTTCGTCGTCGTCGATTCGCGGCCACGCCCCGGCGACGACCTGGCCTCACGCGTGCGTGAGCTGATTTCCGCCGACGACCGCGGCGGCGCCGTGGAGCTGTTCCTGACCGAAGGCGTCGGGGCCCCGCCGAAGCAGGTCGCGGGCATGAAGGCGGCGCCGGTGTGGGGCTGGTTCAAGACGCTGGCGCACACGCTGCCGTACGACCTCGACATCTGCGGCCCGGGAAACCACCTGCCCGCCGACCGGCTGGCGAAGATCGACGCGCCGGTCCTGGCCATCGGTGGTGGCAACGGCGAGGCGTGGATACGGGCCGCCGCGCAGGCCGTCGCCGCTGCGGTGCCCAATGGCCGTTACGAGACGCTCGAAGGGCAGAACCACGGGGTGCTCAACCAGCCCGAGTCTCTCCGCGCCCTGCTCAGTGGGTTCTTCGCCTGA
- a CDS encoding uracil-DNA glycosylase codes for MTARPLNEIVEAGWAQALEPVAPQVAAMGEFLRTEIAAGRTYLPAGEHVLRAFKQPFHDVRVLIVGQDPYPTPGHAVGLSFSVAPDVRPIPKSLINIYKEYADDLGHPLPSNGDLTPWAEQGILLLNRALTVQPGKSNSHQGKGWEQVTEQAIKALAARDEPMVAILWGRNARNLRPMLGDVPCIESAHPSPLSAHNGFFGSRPFSRANQLLADQGAAPVEWKLP; via the coding sequence GTGACCGCACGACCGCTGAACGAGATCGTCGAAGCAGGCTGGGCGCAGGCCCTCGAACCGGTGGCCCCGCAGGTGGCCGCGATGGGGGAGTTCCTCCGCACGGAGATCGCCGCCGGCCGCACCTACCTGCCGGCCGGGGAGCATGTGCTGCGCGCGTTCAAGCAGCCCTTCCATGACGTGCGGGTGCTGATCGTCGGCCAGGACCCGTACCCGACGCCGGGGCACGCGGTCGGCCTGAGCTTCTCGGTGGCGCCCGACGTGCGGCCGATCCCGAAGAGCCTGATCAACATCTACAAGGAGTACGCCGACGACCTCGGCCACCCGTTGCCGTCCAACGGCGACCTGACGCCGTGGGCCGAGCAGGGCATCCTGCTGCTCAACCGGGCGCTGACCGTCCAGCCCGGGAAGTCGAACTCCCACCAGGGCAAGGGCTGGGAGCAGGTGACCGAGCAGGCGATCAAGGCGCTCGCCGCGCGTGACGAGCCGATGGTCGCGATCCTCTGGGGCCGCAACGCCCGCAACCTGCGGCCGATGCTGGGCGACGTGCCGTGCATCGAGTCGGCGCACCCGAGCCCGCTTTCGGCGCACAACGGCTTCTTCGGCTCGCGCCCGTTCAGCCGCGCGAACCAGCTGCTGGCCGACCAGGGCGCGGCGCCGGTGGAGTGGAAACTTCCCTGA
- a CDS encoding pyridoxamine 5'-phosphate oxidase family protein produces MTSLSPTPRTTLGRKKHRAATDRATLHAVLDEALICHLGVVRDGTPLVLPTGYGRDGDTLYLHGSTGAASLRTATGGVDVCVTVTLLDGVVYARSVNNHSMNYRSAVILGRATLVTDPDAKMHALHVLTDHLSPGSWEHARGVNAKEFAAVTVLALDLAEASVKLRAEGPDDEADDVEADAAWAGVLPVRTVFGEPEPSADLSAKWTTPEHVAQRVTKEGAAAR; encoded by the coding sequence ATGACCAGCCTCTCGCCGACGCCCAGGACCACCCTCGGCCGCAAGAAGCACCGCGCGGCCACCGACCGCGCCACCCTCCACGCCGTCCTCGACGAGGCGCTGATCTGTCACCTCGGCGTCGTCCGCGACGGCACGCCGCTGGTGCTGCCCACCGGCTACGGCCGCGATGGCGACACCCTCTACCTGCATGGTTCCACGGGTGCGGCCAGCCTGCGCACCGCGACGGGCGGTGTGGACGTCTGCGTCACCGTCACGCTGCTGGACGGCGTCGTCTACGCCCGCTCGGTGAACAACCACTCGATGAACTACCGCAGCGCCGTCATCCTCGGCCGCGCCACGCTCGTCACCGACCCGGACGCCAAGATGCACGCCCTGCACGTGCTCACCGACCACCTCTCCCCCGGCTCGTGGGAGCACGCGCGCGGCGTCAACGCCAAGGAGTTCGCCGCCGTCACCGTGCTGGCGCTGGACCTGGCGGAGGCTTCGGTCAAGCTCCGTGCGGAGGGCCCGGACGACGAGGCAGACGACGTCGAGGCAGACGCCGCGTGGGCCGGTGTCCTCCCGGTGCGGACGGTCTTCGGCGAGCCCGAGCCGTCGGCGGACCTGTCCGCGAAATGGACGACGCCCGAGCACGTCGCCCAGCGCGTCACGAAGGAAGGGGCAGCCGCACGGTGA
- a CDS encoding Lrp/AsnC ligand binding domain-containing protein: protein MVHAYILIQTEVGKAAAVAAEIAGVPGVTSSEDVTGPYDVIVRAAADTVDQLGQLVVAKVQNVEGITRTLTCPVVHL from the coding sequence GTGGTCCACGCATACATCCTCATCCAGACCGAGGTCGGCAAGGCGGCCGCGGTGGCGGCGGAGATCGCCGGTGTCCCCGGCGTGACCAGCTCGGAGGATGTCACCGGCCCGTACGACGTGATCGTGCGCGCGGCCGCGGACACCGTGGACCAGCTGGGCCAGCTCGTCGTCGCGAAGGTGCAGAACGTGGAGGGCATCACGCGGACCCTGACCTGCCCGGTGGTCCATCTCTGA
- the rpmB gene encoding 50S ribosomal protein L28, with protein MAAVCDVCGKGPGFGKSVSHSHRRTNRRWNPNIQTVHAKIGVSQRKRLNVCTSCIKAGKVVRG; from the coding sequence GTGGCTGCCGTGTGCGACGTCTGTGGCAAGGGACCGGGCTTCGGTAAGTCGGTCTCGCACTCCCACCGGCGTACCAACCGCCGGTGGAACCCGAACATCCAGACTGTGCACGCCAAGATCGGCGTGTCCCAGCGCAAGCGTCTGAACGTGTGCACCTCGTGCATCAAGGCCGGCAAGGTTGTCCGCGGCTGA
- a CDS encoding DUF3515 domain-containing protein, translated as MADSDTGAPPKVVLITASVLVLALAVAVAVFALTRGTASSSAAPDANGPLALVAVPAPHADEPSCGTLVSALPADLTSNGKQLAPRTLATPAPKATVAWGDGDPIVLRCGLDRPPELTQTAQLRVVNGVQWLQLSEDGSATWYVVDRDVYIALTIPDSAGTGPLQTISDTVAAKLPVKPLKF; from the coding sequence GTGGCAGATTCCGACACCGGCGCACCGCCGAAGGTGGTGCTCATCACGGCGTCCGTGCTCGTGCTCGCGCTGGCCGTGGCGGTCGCCGTCTTCGCGCTGACGAGGGGAACGGCGTCGTCCAGCGCGGCCCCTGACGCGAACGGGCCCCTCGCGCTCGTCGCCGTCCCGGCGCCGCACGCGGACGAGCCGTCGTGCGGCACGCTCGTTTCCGCGCTTCCGGCGGACCTGACGTCCAACGGCAAGCAGCTCGCCCCGCGCACCCTGGCCACGCCGGCGCCGAAGGCCACGGTCGCCTGGGGCGACGGTGACCCGATCGTCCTGCGCTGCGGCCTCGACCGGCCGCCGGAGCTGACGCAGACCGCGCAGCTGCGCGTCGTCAACGGCGTGCAGTGGCTGCAGCTCAGCGAAGACGGCTCAGCCACCTGGTATGTCGTCGACCGGGACGTCTACATCGCACTGACCATCCCGGACTCCGCCGGCACCGGTCCGCTGCAGACGATCTCCGACACCGTCGCGGCGAAGCTGCCGGTCAAGCCCCTGAAGTTCTAG
- the pdxR gene encoding MocR-like pyridoxine biosynthesis transcription factor PdxR translates to MSYADTALPVNLDREAGTPLAVQLADALREAAASGHLRGGDRLPSTRALADRLGVSRTVTSAAYEQLHAEGWIAGRHGSGTYVTTPPTRAAASVSPSGPPLADAEASPMLDLSPGTPWAAGLDRAAWRRAWRAAADPEPLIRAHRAGLPEYRATVSEHLLRHRGLAAGSVLATGGTTAAVVELAAAVLRRGAVVAFEEPGYQRAVQAFRQAGLTVVGVPVDEQGLRPDAIPAGARAVYCSPAHQYPMGSRMSAARRVELVERARADGLLVIEDDYDGELRFDVAPLPLLAALAPDVVVHLGTTSKILTPTLGAGWLVAPSEVVRAVLAYRDLTGTRPSPAGQRVLVELARHGDLGRHLRKLRRELAERRTLLSDALSSAGVPILGDDAGAHLVVLFESATEETERIAAAERHGIRLDGLARHFAGTPTAHGVALGYAGCSREALVTALPTLVSLLR, encoded by the coding sequence GTGTCGTACGCCGACACCGCGCTGCCGGTCAATCTCGACCGCGAGGCGGGCACGCCGCTCGCCGTCCAGCTGGCCGACGCCCTGCGTGAGGCCGCCGCGAGCGGCCACTTGCGCGGCGGCGACCGGCTGCCGTCCACGCGCGCGCTGGCCGATCGGCTCGGCGTCTCCCGCACGGTGACGTCGGCCGCCTACGAGCAACTGCACGCCGAAGGCTGGATCGCCGGCCGGCACGGCTCCGGCACGTACGTGACCACCCCGCCGACACGCGCGGCCGCGTCGGTTTCGCCGTCTGGACCGCCGTTGGCCGACGCCGAGGCCTCGCCGATGCTGGACCTCAGCCCGGGCACGCCGTGGGCCGCGGGGCTGGACCGAGCGGCCTGGCGCCGCGCGTGGCGGGCGGCGGCGGACCCGGAACCGCTGATCCGGGCGCACCGGGCGGGGCTGCCCGAGTACCGCGCGACCGTGTCCGAGCACCTGCTGCGCCACCGCGGCCTGGCCGCCGGCTCGGTGCTCGCCACGGGCGGGACGACGGCCGCGGTCGTCGAACTGGCCGCCGCGGTGCTGCGGCGGGGCGCGGTCGTCGCCTTCGAGGAGCCCGGTTACCAACGCGCCGTGCAGGCGTTCCGGCAGGCGGGGCTCACGGTGGTGGGCGTGCCCGTCGACGAGCAGGGCCTGCGCCCGGACGCCATTCCGGCCGGCGCGCGGGCGGTTTACTGCTCGCCGGCGCACCAGTACCCGATGGGCAGCCGGATGAGCGCGGCCCGTCGCGTGGAGCTGGTGGAACGCGCCCGTGCCGACGGCCTTCTCGTGATCGAGGACGACTACGACGGCGAGCTGCGCTTCGACGTCGCCCCGCTGCCCCTGCTGGCCGCCCTCGCGCCCGACGTCGTCGTCCACCTGGGCACGACGAGCAAGATCCTCACCCCGACGCTCGGGGCGGGCTGGCTGGTGGCGCCGTCGGAGGTCGTGCGCGCCGTGCTGGCGTACCGGGACCTGACGGGCACGCGCCCGTCCCCGGCGGGCCAGCGGGTCCTCGTGGAACTCGCCCGCCACGGCGATCTGGGCCGCCACCTGCGCAAGCTCCGCCGCGAACTGGCCGAGCGCCGCACCCTACTGTCGGACGCCCTGTCCTCCGCCGGCGTCCCCATCCTCGGCGACGACGCGGGCGCCCACCTGGTGGTCCTCTTCGAGTCCGCCACGGAGGAGACGGAGCGCATCGCCGCCGCCGAACGCCACGGCATCCGTCTGGACGGCCTGGCCCGCCACTTCGCCGGGACTCCCACGGCTCACGGCGTGGCGCTGGGTTATGCGGGCTGCTCGCGGGAGGCGTTGGTTACGGCACTGCCTACGTTGGTTTCGTTGCTTCGGTGA
- a CDS encoding D-alanine--D-alanine ligase family protein — protein MSAEKVRVAVVFGGRSSEHTISCLSAGSVIANLDPERFEILPVGITPQGGWVLGSGDPKELSIQGRELPSVDSGRALVLAGDPTSRELRTIDPGQATEVLGGVDVVFPVLHGAFGEDGTIQGLLELADIPYVGPGVFASAAAMDKEYAKKLLAAEGLPVGLYSALRRGQSTVEQTDRDRLGLPVFVKPARAGSSVGISRVADWSEVDVAIELARQTDPKVLVEAAVAGREVECGVLEFPDGRIEASLPAEIRVLSEDDNAWFDFEKKYLGDDAELDIPAKLDDALTERVRAMAIEAFRALDCQGLARVDFFVTEGGDPVINEVNTMPGFTTKSAYPKMWEVTGVDYPTLLATLIDTAIARGTGLR, from the coding sequence ATGAGTGCTGAAAAGGTCCGGGTGGCGGTCGTGTTCGGCGGGCGCAGCAGCGAGCACACGATCTCGTGCCTGTCCGCGGGCAGTGTCATCGCGAACCTGGATCCGGAGCGCTTCGAGATCCTTCCCGTCGGCATCACGCCGCAGGGCGGCTGGGTGCTCGGCAGCGGCGACCCGAAGGAGCTGAGCATCCAGGGCCGCGAGCTCCCGTCCGTCGACTCCGGCCGCGCGCTCGTGCTGGCTGGCGACCCGACCAGCCGCGAGCTGCGCACGATCGACCCCGGCCAGGCGACCGAGGTGCTCGGCGGCGTCGACGTCGTCTTCCCGGTGCTGCACGGAGCCTTCGGCGAGGACGGCACCATCCAGGGCCTGCTCGAGCTCGCCGACATCCCGTACGTCGGCCCGGGCGTGTTCGCCAGCGCGGCCGCCATGGACAAGGAGTACGCGAAGAAGCTCCTCGCCGCGGAAGGGCTTCCGGTGGGCCTGTACTCGGCGCTCCGCCGTGGACAGTCCACAGTGGAGCAGACGGACCGTGACCGGCTGGGGCTGCCGGTGTTCGTCAAGCCGGCGCGCGCAGGCTCTTCGGTGGGCATCTCGCGGGTCGCCGACTGGTCCGAAGTGGACGTCGCCATCGAGCTGGCCCGGCAAACCGACCCCAAGGTCCTCGTCGAGGCGGCCGTGGCCGGGCGCGAGGTGGAATGCGGCGTGCTGGAGTTCCCGGACGGCCGCATCGAGGCCTCCCTCCCCGCCGAGATCCGCGTCCTCAGCGAGGACGACAACGCCTGGTTCGACTTCGAGAAGAAGTACCTCGGCGATGACGCCGAACTGGACATCCCGGCCAAACTCGACGACGCCCTCACCGAACGCGTGCGCGCGATGGCCATCGAGGCCTTCCGCGCCCTCGACTGCCAGGGCCTCGCCCGCGTCGACTTCTTCGTCACCGAGGGCGGCGACCCGGTGATCAACGAGGTCAACACCATGCCGGGCTTCACCACGAAGTCCGCCTACCCGAAGATGTGGGAGGTCACCGGCGTGGACTACCCCACCCTCCTGGCGACCCTCATCGACACGGCCATCGCCCGCGGCACCGGCCTTCGCTGA
- a CDS encoding thiamine-phosphate kinase encodes MSPKDGTVAAIGEFALIQAVTEGRRQPASTLLGPGDDAAVVAAPDGRVVASTDVLVQGVHFRLDWSSPEQVGRKAVAVNLSDIAAMGAKPTTVLVGVACPPDLPGEVVTEIMNGMWAEAGRAGIGVSGGDMVSADQLVISVTALGDLEDREPVTRSGARPGDILAVCGRLGWAAAGLAVLRRGFRSPVGVVNAQRCPEPPYEAGPRAAIAGATAMIDISDGLLADLGHVASASGVGIDVQTTDLELSTRLREVGTALGADPLRWVLTGGEDHALVATFPPFGDLPEGWRRIGTVTMPDSGITVDGKEYGHEGGWEHWR; translated from the coding sequence GTGTCACCGAAAGACGGCACGGTGGCCGCGATCGGTGAATTCGCGCTGATCCAGGCGGTCACCGAAGGACGCCGCCAGCCGGCGTCCACTTTGCTCGGCCCCGGCGACGACGCCGCGGTCGTCGCCGCGCCGGACGGGCGCGTGGTCGCGAGCACGGACGTACTGGTGCAGGGCGTGCACTTCCGGCTCGACTGGTCGAGCCCCGAGCAGGTGGGGCGCAAGGCCGTGGCCGTGAACCTGTCCGATATCGCGGCCATGGGCGCGAAACCGACCACAGTGCTCGTCGGCGTCGCCTGCCCGCCGGACCTGCCGGGCGAGGTCGTGACGGAGATCATGAACGGCATGTGGGCCGAGGCGGGCCGGGCCGGGATCGGCGTCTCGGGCGGCGACATGGTGAGCGCCGACCAGCTCGTGATCAGTGTCACGGCGCTCGGCGACCTCGAGGACCGCGAGCCCGTGACCCGCTCGGGCGCGCGGCCCGGCGACATATTGGCCGTCTGTGGTCGGCTCGGCTGGGCGGCGGCGGGGCTTGCCGTGCTGCGCCGCGGGTTCCGTTCGCCCGTCGGCGTCGTCAACGCGCAACGCTGCCCGGAACCGCCCTACGAAGCCGGTCCGCGGGCCGCGATCGCCGGGGCGACGGCGATGATCGACATCTCCGACGGCCTGCTCGCCGACCTCGGCCACGTCGCGTCGGCGTCGGGGGTCGGCATCGACGTGCAGACCACCGACCTGGAGCTCTCCACGCGGCTGCGGGAGGTGGGCACCGCGCTCGGCGCCGACCCGCTGCGCTGGGTGCTCACCGGCGGTGAGGACCACGCGCTGGTGGCCACCTTCCCGCCGTTCGGCGACCTGCCCGAGGGCTGGCGCCGGATCGGCACCGTGACCATGCCGGACTCCGGCATCACCGTGGACGGCAAGGAGTACGGCCACGAAGGCGGCTGGGAGCACTGGCGGTAG
- a CDS encoding MFS transporter → MQIASRLDRLPVTRRHRYFVAVVGVATFFDLYDLFLAATISTVLTKEFGVTADLLKPLIASAFVGAFVGAVFLGRLADRLGRRRAFLVTLGIYSVFTLLGAFSTDVWMLVACRFVAGIGIGAELPVADAYLADLLPARARGRATAWAYTIGFCGVPAAGFLARALVGHSPLGIDGWRWLFVIGALGAAIVWGLRFTLPESPRWLAARGREKEADEIVRRLEASAPQPLAEPEPESPAPEPVRVSALLRPPWFRRTAMLYVFQLLQSFGYYGFGSLVPIVLAAKGFSLVSSLTFSALTFLGYPIGSALSIPIIERIERKWLIVASAAGMAVFGLAFGYATSGVLIAVFGFCYTAVSNVFSNAFHTYQGELFPTSLRGTAAGSAYALSRLATAAMPFILLPVLQGAGAPTMYAVVAGAMVLLMIDVAVLGPRTTGESLETIAARTSGA, encoded by the coding sequence GTGCAGATCGCGTCCCGGCTCGACCGGCTGCCGGTCACCAGGCGGCACCGGTACTTCGTCGCCGTGGTGGGGGTGGCGACGTTCTTCGACCTCTACGACCTGTTCCTCGCCGCCACGATCAGCACCGTGCTGACCAAGGAGTTCGGGGTCACGGCCGACCTGCTGAAGCCGCTGATCGCGTCGGCGTTCGTCGGGGCGTTCGTGGGGGCGGTGTTCCTCGGGCGGCTCGCGGACCGGCTCGGGCGGCGGCGCGCGTTCCTGGTCACCCTCGGGATCTACTCGGTCTTCACGCTGCTCGGCGCGTTCAGCACGGACGTCTGGATGCTGGTGGCCTGCCGGTTCGTCGCGGGCATCGGCATCGGCGCGGAACTGCCGGTGGCCGACGCCTACCTCGCCGACCTGCTGCCCGCGCGCGCCCGCGGCCGGGCCACGGCGTGGGCCTACACGATCGGCTTCTGCGGCGTCCCCGCCGCCGGCTTCCTGGCCCGTGCGCTGGTCGGCCATTCGCCGCTCGGCATCGACGGCTGGCGCTGGCTGTTCGTGATCGGCGCGCTGGGCGCCGCGATCGTCTGGGGACTGCGGTTCACGCTGCCCGAGTCGCCGCGCTGGCTCGCCGCGCGCGGGCGGGAGAAGGAGGCCGACGAGATCGTCCGCCGGCTGGAGGCGTCGGCGCCGCAGCCGCTGGCCGAGCCGGAACCGGAGTCGCCCGCGCCGGAGCCCGTGCGCGTGTCCGCGCTGCTGCGTCCGCCGTGGTTCCGTCGCACGGCGATGCTCTACGTGTTCCAGCTGCTGCAGTCGTTCGGCTACTACGGTTTCGGCTCGCTGGTCCCCATCGTGCTCGCGGCCAAGGGCTTCTCCCTTGTCAGCTCCCTGACATTCAGCGCGCTGACGTTCCTCGGCTACCCGATCGGCTCGGCACTGTCGATCCCGATCATCGAGCGGATAGAGCGCAAGTGGCTGATCGTCGCCAGCGCGGCGGGCATGGCGGTGTTCGGGCTCGCGTTCGGCTACGCGACGTCCGGGGTGCTGATCGCCGTCTTCGGCTTCTGCTACACGGCCGTCAGCAACGTCTTCTCGAACGCCTTCCACACCTACCAGGGCGAGCTGTTCCCGACGTCGCTGCGCGGGACCGCCGCCGGTTCGGCGTACGCGCTCTCGCGGCTGGCCACCGCGGCGATGCCGTTCATCCTGCTGCCGGTGCTGCAGGGCGCGGGCGCCCCCACGATGTACGCCGTGGTCGCGGGCGCGATGGTGCTGCTGATGATCGACGTCGCCGTTCTGGGGCCACGCACGACCGGCGAGTCGCTGGAGACGATCGCCGCTAGAACTTCAGGGGCTTGA
- a CDS encoding gamma carbonic anhydrase family protein — protein sequence MAIYALGDLVPSIHPDAYVHPDATVIGDVRIGARASVWPQTVLRGDHGYIEIGERSNIQDGCVVHCTGLHPTILGPSSAVGHAVHVEGATIGTGCLIASGSVVLNGTVIEDGGMVGAGAVLSYDSHVGSGEIALGVPATTRPNRSFPPEQIATVVDSYVRRAARFRAELRRLDPPS from the coding sequence ATGGCGATCTACGCGCTCGGTGACCTCGTACCCTCGATCCACCCGGACGCCTATGTCCATCCGGACGCGACCGTGATCGGCGACGTCCGGATCGGCGCGCGCGCCTCGGTGTGGCCACAGACGGTGCTGCGCGGCGACCACGGTTACATCGAGATCGGCGAGCGGTCCAACATCCAGGACGGCTGTGTCGTGCACTGCACCGGCCTGCACCCGACGATCCTCGGCCCGTCGTCGGCCGTGGGCCACGCCGTGCACGTCGAGGGCGCCACGATCGGCACCGGCTGCCTGATCGCGTCCGGCTCCGTGGTGCTGAACGGGACCGTGATCGAGGACGGCGGCATGGTCGGCGCGGGCGCGGTGCTGTCGTACGACTCCCATGTCGGCAGCGGCGAGATCGCGCTCGGCGTGCCGGCGACGACGCGGCCGAACAGGTCGTTCCCGCCGGAGCAGATCGCCACGGTGGTCGACTCCTACGTCCGCCGCGCCGCCCGGTTCCGCGCGGAGCTTCGCCGCCTCGACCCGCCCAGCTGA